One Bombus fervidus isolate BK054 chromosome 5, iyBomFerv1, whole genome shotgun sequence DNA window includes the following coding sequences:
- the LOC139987611 gene encoding cytoplasmic dynein 2 light intermediate chain 1 isoform X2, producing the protein MTDQNSEQNVRDHALRLCLEEEQHRKTNPIETHERSFIIVGSKRVGKTTIVHRFLEKDEAPKPTIAMDYSFGRKAGKSLIKNIVHVWEVGHLTSSLVSAAMTGSSLTHSPHHVTVLIMLDLSQPEILWTTFEEAFSVVRNAMKMSYDDKIIQELKQQRIKERKRAVEREVDPFPMKLCLIGGKYDQFKDLSLDKIELVGKILRATAHILGAGLYYHSAKDKSLLRRTKDLLSHYGFGIQFSDTKCTDFEKPLAISAGADSLSSIDLQFPQTRPSAILDTIKQIYVTRIPQESRSNEIILEDPSNDSNFNEPIIDRLRAQREEEINILLHDMLEGRIPQIPIPDPS; encoded by the exons atgacagATCAAAATTC TGAACAAAATGTTAGAGATCACGCTTTGCGTCTTTGTTTAGAAGAAGAGCAACACCGTAAGACTAATCCAATTGAAACACATGAACGTTCATTTATCATTGTTGGTAGCAAGAGGGTC GGTAAAACTACGATCGTACATCGATTTCTCGAAAAAGATGAGGCACCGAAACCAACTATCGCGATGGATTATTCTTTTGGACGTAAAGCTGGGAAGAGTTTA ataaaaaatatcgtgCATGTTTGGGAAGTAGGACATTTAACTTCTTCATTAGTGTCAGCCGCAATGACAGGTTCGTCTTTGACTCATTCTCCTCATCATGTCACGGTATTGATTATGTTGGATTTATCGCAACCGGAGATTTTATGGACCACTTTCGAAGAAGCTTTCTCGGTAGTTCGAAATGCAATGAAAATGAGTTATgacgataaaataattcaggAACTCAAACAACAACGTATTAAAGAACGAAAAAGAGCAGTGGAAAGAGAAGTCGATCCATTTCCGATGAAACTTTGCCTTATTGGTGGAAAATATGATCAATTTAAG GATTTAAGTTTGGATAAAATAGAATTAGTTGGGAAAATATTAAGAGCTACGGCTCACATTTTAGGCGCAGGACTCTATTATCATTCCGCAAAAGATAAATCTTTATTACGAAGAACTAAAGACTTGTTATCTCACTATGGATTTGGTATTCAATTTTC CGATACCAAGTGCACCGATTTTGAGAAGCCATTAGCGATATCTGCCGGTGCAGACTCCCTCTCATCGATCGATTTGCAATTTCCTCAAACCAGACCTTCGGCTATCTTAGATACCATCAAACAGATTTACGTTACTCGTATACCGCAAGAGTCAAGAAGCAACGAAATTATTCTGGAGGATCCAAGTAACGACTCCAACTTTAATGAACCGATCATCGACAGATTACGAGCTCAGAGAGAAGAG GAAATTAACATTCTACTTCACGATATGTTGGAAGGACGAATACCTCAAATTCCTATTCCGGATCCATCATAG
- the LOC139987611 gene encoding cytoplasmic dynein 2 light intermediate chain 1 isoform X4: MDYSFGRKAGKSLIKNIVHVWEVGHLTSSLVSAAMTGSSLTHSPHHVTVLIMLDLSQPEILWTTFEEAFSVVRNAMKMSYDDKIIQELKQQRIKERKRAVEREVDPFPMKLCLIGGKYDQFKDLSLDKIELVGKILRATAHILGAGLYYHSAKDKSLLRRTKDLLSHYGFGIQFSDTKCTDFEKPLAISAGADSLSSIDLQFPQTRPSAILDTIKQIYVTRIPQESRSNEIILEDPSNDSNFNEPIIDRLRAQREEEINILLHDMLEGRIPQIPIPDPS; encoded by the exons ATGGATTATTCTTTTGGACGTAAAGCTGGGAAGAGTTTA ataaaaaatatcgtgCATGTTTGGGAAGTAGGACATTTAACTTCTTCATTAGTGTCAGCCGCAATGACAGGTTCGTCTTTGACTCATTCTCCTCATCATGTCACGGTATTGATTATGTTGGATTTATCGCAACCGGAGATTTTATGGACCACTTTCGAAGAAGCTTTCTCGGTAGTTCGAAATGCAATGAAAATGAGTTATgacgataaaataattcaggAACTCAAACAACAACGTATTAAAGAACGAAAAAGAGCAGTGGAAAGAGAAGTCGATCCATTTCCGATGAAACTTTGCCTTATTGGTGGAAAATATGATCAATTTAAG GATTTAAGTTTGGATAAAATAGAATTAGTTGGGAAAATATTAAGAGCTACGGCTCACATTTTAGGCGCAGGACTCTATTATCATTCCGCAAAAGATAAATCTTTATTACGAAGAACTAAAGACTTGTTATCTCACTATGGATTTGGTATTCAATTTTC CGATACCAAGTGCACCGATTTTGAGAAGCCATTAGCGATATCTGCCGGTGCAGACTCCCTCTCATCGATCGATTTGCAATTTCCTCAAACCAGACCTTCGGCTATCTTAGATACCATCAAACAGATTTACGTTACTCGTATACCGCAAGAGTCAAGAAGCAACGAAATTATTCTGGAGGATCCAAGTAACGACTCCAACTTTAATGAACCGATCATCGACAGATTACGAGCTCAGAGAGAAGAG GAAATTAACATTCTACTTCACGATATGTTGGAAGGACGAATACCTCAAATTCCTATTCCGGATCCATCATAG
- the LOC139987611 gene encoding cytoplasmic dynein 2 light intermediate chain 1 isoform X3 has product MNVHLSLLVARGSYGKTTIVHRFLEKDEAPKPTIAMDYSFGRKAGKSLIKNIVHVWEVGHLTSSLVSAAMTGSSLTHSPHHVTVLIMLDLSQPEILWTTFEEAFSVVRNAMKMSYDDKIIQELKQQRIKERKRAVEREVDPFPMKLCLIGGKYDQFKDLSLDKIELVGKILRATAHILGAGLYYHSAKDKSLLRRTKDLLSHYGFGIQFSDTKCTDFEKPLAISAGADSLSSIDLQFPQTRPSAILDTIKQIYVTRIPQESRSNEIILEDPSNDSNFNEPIIDRLRAQREEEINILLHDMLEGRIPQIPIPDPS; this is encoded by the exons ATGAACGTTCATTTATCATTGTTGGTAGCAAGAGGGTCGTAT GGTAAAACTACGATCGTACATCGATTTCTCGAAAAAGATGAGGCACCGAAACCAACTATCGCGATGGATTATTCTTTTGGACGTAAAGCTGGGAAGAGTTTA ataaaaaatatcgtgCATGTTTGGGAAGTAGGACATTTAACTTCTTCATTAGTGTCAGCCGCAATGACAGGTTCGTCTTTGACTCATTCTCCTCATCATGTCACGGTATTGATTATGTTGGATTTATCGCAACCGGAGATTTTATGGACCACTTTCGAAGAAGCTTTCTCGGTAGTTCGAAATGCAATGAAAATGAGTTATgacgataaaataattcaggAACTCAAACAACAACGTATTAAAGAACGAAAAAGAGCAGTGGAAAGAGAAGTCGATCCATTTCCGATGAAACTTTGCCTTATTGGTGGAAAATATGATCAATTTAAG GATTTAAGTTTGGATAAAATAGAATTAGTTGGGAAAATATTAAGAGCTACGGCTCACATTTTAGGCGCAGGACTCTATTATCATTCCGCAAAAGATAAATCTTTATTACGAAGAACTAAAGACTTGTTATCTCACTATGGATTTGGTATTCAATTTTC CGATACCAAGTGCACCGATTTTGAGAAGCCATTAGCGATATCTGCCGGTGCAGACTCCCTCTCATCGATCGATTTGCAATTTCCTCAAACCAGACCTTCGGCTATCTTAGATACCATCAAACAGATTTACGTTACTCGTATACCGCAAGAGTCAAGAAGCAACGAAATTATTCTGGAGGATCCAAGTAACGACTCCAACTTTAATGAACCGATCATCGACAGATTACGAGCTCAGAGAGAAGAG GAAATTAACATTCTACTTCACGATATGTTGGAAGGACGAATACCTCAAATTCCTATTCCGGATCCATCATAG
- the LOC139987611 gene encoding cytoplasmic dynein 2 light intermediate chain 1 isoform X1 has product MKYCRKSEQNVRDHALRLCLEEEQHRKTNPIETHERSFIIVGSKRVGKTTIVHRFLEKDEAPKPTIAMDYSFGRKAGKSLIKNIVHVWEVGHLTSSLVSAAMTGSSLTHSPHHVTVLIMLDLSQPEILWTTFEEAFSVVRNAMKMSYDDKIIQELKQQRIKERKRAVEREVDPFPMKLCLIGGKYDQFKDLSLDKIELVGKILRATAHILGAGLYYHSAKDKSLLRRTKDLLSHYGFGIQFSDTKCTDFEKPLAISAGADSLSSIDLQFPQTRPSAILDTIKQIYVTRIPQESRSNEIILEDPSNDSNFNEPIIDRLRAQREEEINILLHDMLEGRIPQIPIPDPS; this is encoded by the exons ATGAAATATTGTAGAAAAAG TGAACAAAATGTTAGAGATCACGCTTTGCGTCTTTGTTTAGAAGAAGAGCAACACCGTAAGACTAATCCAATTGAAACACATGAACGTTCATTTATCATTGTTGGTAGCAAGAGGGTC GGTAAAACTACGATCGTACATCGATTTCTCGAAAAAGATGAGGCACCGAAACCAACTATCGCGATGGATTATTCTTTTGGACGTAAAGCTGGGAAGAGTTTA ataaaaaatatcgtgCATGTTTGGGAAGTAGGACATTTAACTTCTTCATTAGTGTCAGCCGCAATGACAGGTTCGTCTTTGACTCATTCTCCTCATCATGTCACGGTATTGATTATGTTGGATTTATCGCAACCGGAGATTTTATGGACCACTTTCGAAGAAGCTTTCTCGGTAGTTCGAAATGCAATGAAAATGAGTTATgacgataaaataattcaggAACTCAAACAACAACGTATTAAAGAACGAAAAAGAGCAGTGGAAAGAGAAGTCGATCCATTTCCGATGAAACTTTGCCTTATTGGTGGAAAATATGATCAATTTAAG GATTTAAGTTTGGATAAAATAGAATTAGTTGGGAAAATATTAAGAGCTACGGCTCACATTTTAGGCGCAGGACTCTATTATCATTCCGCAAAAGATAAATCTTTATTACGAAGAACTAAAGACTTGTTATCTCACTATGGATTTGGTATTCAATTTTC CGATACCAAGTGCACCGATTTTGAGAAGCCATTAGCGATATCTGCCGGTGCAGACTCCCTCTCATCGATCGATTTGCAATTTCCTCAAACCAGACCTTCGGCTATCTTAGATACCATCAAACAGATTTACGTTACTCGTATACCGCAAGAGTCAAGAAGCAACGAAATTATTCTGGAGGATCCAAGTAACGACTCCAACTTTAATGAACCGATCATCGACAGATTACGAGCTCAGAGAGAAGAG GAAATTAACATTCTACTTCACGATATGTTGGAAGGACGAATACCTCAAATTCCTATTCCGGATCCATCATAG
- the Scat gene encoding VPS54 subunit of GARP complex scat, with protein sequence MAKVVKVSESLPTVLICEYCTNLTFKQIEDFIRHLRDQHCSREGGSFVCLYGYNGVCTSLPVEGVSDKDYIAHATKHATMQQQRKSNGQLSEPSSSWTVYSAAQNLPAVLNDPFKGKQSNFLTRTWGDGFVEKVDIPKSPYLPEITMQHFESYLKKITRRYRKHSRMNSNANKSTIPNELLQNFPSLRKVKSLDQMQFDLSNIPKIFLIPNLDLSQKDNFYAVFPFAKNGLLNEDSNIVMNVKQMQEKLSHYLDVVEVRIAEQVASKSQAFFHAMTSHDALMEQLTQTITVLKALRKNIHQVDKHLVNDSLEILRLERARSNRLLVQEKLKLMATVHQSQPMIQLLLSTPDYVAALDLIATTQEILLQELNGVHSFRHLSSQLTEMEKLVDKMLSTEFQRYATADLNRPLGEENTVLDGDKLVSIISGLLRQKHFQFVDTYKEEAVTTVRAVTKQRVIEALAASDCCSDQQAAALEVGGLSLAERLTLLHNAIQSLTFLLLRVKAVHDVMRDTVDLAAGRIHDGSFDDTIPDRLLTQAEHSRVTIKLNDMITSICDYCHERMGNLLSAGTNDKDRLQNEKEKLNNENSNNKQEEKEYQNWNDKSSWLSKRATTAQVCQLANLVEEFTETCEKLCGKQCTGLRSAFKAQAGKFIQRFHTELKTKLTLLLESERWKQADVPPEFQSLVTYVYENKTFPPNLFKVDDKVKKDNVQNFIMIEDEKYAIVGTALMLIQMIHEYCRTGSELIALSGTIGRHLAELLRHYNSRCCQLVLGAGAMQVAGLKTITSTILVLAARSLKLILWFMPYVKSHFQRFAEQKPSRGLGASSISGGVALLDSVEKDIRAHVKEIESKILTIVDNLLGGQISKWTARPPVPSKSFRNISSYLMKLHEAVSGILPAVEVQTLYRTVNISFKEKLREQLVKMNIVNNGGPQHGVVTSELTFYLEALRKLKVLPTNELDDNWMSDIWTR encoded by the exons ATGGCGAAAGTCGTGAAAGTATCCGAATCGTTACCTACCGTTCTGATTTGTGAATATTGTACTAACCTTACGTTCAAGCAAATAGAAGATTTCATAAG ACATTTAAGAGATCAGCATTGTTCTAGGGAGGGAGGTTCGTTTGTGTGCCTTTATGGTTATAATGGAGTATGCACTAGTCTTCCTGTGGAGGGTGTTTCTGACAAAGATTATATAGCACATGCTACTAAGCACGCGACGATGCAACAACAACGTAAAAGTAACGGTCAATTGTCAGAGCCTTCTTCCTCGTGGACCGTGTATTCTGCAGCACAGAATTTACCAGCTGTTTTAAATGATCCTTTCAAAGGAAAACAAAGTAACTTTTTAACTCGTACTTGGGGAGATGGATTCGTAGAGAAAGTTGATATACCTAAAAGTCCTTACCTTCCTGAAATCACGATGCAACATTTTGAAtcgtatttaaagaaaattacaagG AGATACCGAAAACATTCACGTATGAATTCAAATGCCAATAAATCAACTATACCTAACGAGTTGTTACAAAATTTTCCAAGTTTAAGGAAAGTTAAATCTTTAG ATCAAATGCAATTTGATTTATCTAACATCCCAAAAATCTTCTTGATACCTAATTTGGATCTTTCTcagaaagataatttttatgcTGTATTtccatttgccaaaaatggaTTATTAAATGAAGATTCTAATATAGTTATGAATGTAAAACAAATGCAAGAGAAG CTAAGTCATTATTTAGATGTTGTTGAAGTTAGAATAGCAGAGCAAGTTGCTTCTAAATCTCAAGCATTTTTCCATGCTATGACTTCTCACGACGCCCTAATGGAGCAACTTACACAAACTATCACAGTTTTGAAAGCccttagaaaaaatatacaccaAGTTGATAAGCATCTAGTCAATGAttctttggaaattttaag GTTGGAACGAGCGAGATCTAATCGATTATTGGTTCAAGAAAAGCTGAAACTTATGGCTACGGTACACCAAAGTCAACCAATGATACAACTGTTGTTATCTACACCAGATTATGTTGCAGCCTTAGATCTCATTGCTACGACGCAAGAAATACTTTTACAGGAATTGAATGGAGTACATAGTTTtag ACATTTAAGCTCTCAATTGACAGAAATGGAAAAACTTGTTGATAAAATGTTATCTACAGAATTTCAAAGATATGCAACTGCAGATTTAAACAGACCATTAGGCGAGGAAAATACAGTTTTGGATGGT GATAAACTTGTTTCCATCATTTCTGGTCTCCTGCGGcaaaaacattttcaatttgtGGATACTTACAAAGAAGAAGCTGTTACAACGGTCCGAGCTGTAACAAAACAGAGGGTCATAGAAGCTTTAGCAGCGAGTGATTGTTGCAGTGATCAACAAGCTGCAGCTTTAGAAGTTGGTGGACTTTCCCTCGCGGAAAGATTAACATTACTTCACAATGCTATACAATCTTTAACATTCCTCTTGTTGCGAGTTAAG GCTGTTCACGATGTAATGCGAGATACAGTAGACTTAGCGGCAGGCCGAATACATGACGGATCATTCGATGATACGATTCCCGATCGCTTATTGACTCAAGCAGAACATTCGCGAGTAACAATAAAACTCAATGATATGATAACTTCCATTTGTGATTATTGTCATGAGCGAATGGGAAATCTGCTTTCTGCAGGTACAAATGATAAAGATAgattacaaaatgaaaaagagaaactaaacaatgaaaattcaaataataaacaagaagaaaaagaatatcaGAATTGGAATGATAAATCATCATGGTTGAGCAAAAGGGCAACAACAGCTCAAGTATGTCAACTAGCCAATTTAGTTGAAGAGTTTACAGAAACTTGCGAGAAACTCTGTGGTAAACAATGCACAGGTTTACGATCTGCGTTTAAG gcACAAGCAGGTAAATTCATTCAAAGATTTCATACTGAGCTCAAAACAAAGCTTACCCTTTTATTAGAATCTGAGCGATGGAAACAAGCTGATGTACCGCCAGAATTTCAGTCATTagtaacatatgtatatgaaaacAAAACTTTTCCACCAAATCTATTTAAAGTTGATGATAAAGTTAAAAAAGATAATGTCCAAAACTTCATTATGATAGAGGATGAAAAATATGCCATTGTTGGTACAGCTTTAATGCTTATACAAATGATACACGAATATTGCAG aactGGCAGTGAACTGATAGCTTTATCAGGAACAATTGGAAGACATTTAGCTGAATTACTGCGGCATTACAATTCACGTTGTTGTCAACTTGTCCTTGGAGCTGGAGCAATGCAAGTTGCTGGTTTAAAGACTATTACTAGTACAATACTTGTATTAGCAGCACGCAGTTTGAAACTAATTTTGTGGTTTATGCCTTATGTTAAATCACATTTTCAAA GGTTTGCAGAACAAAAACCTAGTCGCGGACTTGGTGCATCTAGTATAAGCGGCGGCGTTGCATTACTGGATAGCGTTGAAAAAGATATCCGTGCACATgtgaaagaaattgaaagcaAAATTCTTACTATTGTTGACAATCTACTAGGTGGTCAAATATCAAAATGGACTGCAAGACCACCAGTACCATCAAAatcatttagaaatatttctag ttatttaatgaaattacacGAAGCAGTTTCTGGAATTCTCCCAGCAGTTGAAGTACAAACTCTATATCGTACAGTAAATATATCCTTCAAAGAAAAACTTAGAGAACAATTAGTCAAAATGAATATAGTGAATAACGGTGGTCCACAACATGGTGTAGTTACATCTGAACTTACATTTTATCTGGAGGCATTACGAAAATTAAAAGTGTTACCAACTAATGAATTAGATGACAATTGGATGAGTGATATATGGACCAGATAA
- the Klhl10 gene encoding kelch-like protein 10, producing the protein MDVDSNDNSRDIDLHETNAQRLIAESGGRCMSTQAMQSLYDFRQNNLLCDAVLRLEDGGVFPIHRAILSACSPYFRTLFTTTLHSREKTDVLLPGVSSNMMNLLLEYAYLRSINVNNENVCQLLVTADYLNILGVLDFCCEYLKQNLAPENCISIMRFAREHFCKGLENSAYRYVMRHFVQVAQRSEEILDLPIEELTALIGADELNVKSEDTVWELVLKWIDYDPQSRKEFIVDLMKNIRLGLLDTQFFLENVKDHPYVTGNEACRPIIIETLKFLYDLEIITQKDGEVPTPKIARPRVPHEILFAIGGWSGRSPTNFIETYDTRADRWVKVEEVDPIGPRAYHGTAVVGFNIYVIGGFDGADYFNSCRCFNAVTKIWREVAPMNARRCYVSVAVLNDLIYAMGGYDGYYRQSTAERYNYKTNQWSLIAPMNCQRSDASATTLNDKIYITGGFNGHECLNSAEVYDPETNQWTMIAPMRSRRSGVSCIAYHNNVYVIGGFNGISRMCSGEKYNPATDIWSPIPDMYNSRSNFAIEVIDDMIFAIGGFNGVTTIYHVECYDEKTNEWYEATDMNVYRSALSACVIMGLPNVNDYIHKHRERLMEEKRQKLLALEVHRSQHQPQQDQMQQNSENSFNNEIPTPPPMPQNTSSSNENRQN; encoded by the exons ATGGATGTAGACTCGAACGACAACAGCAGGGATATCGATTTGCACGAAACCAACGCACAACGACTGATTGCCGAAAGCGGTGGCCGATGTATGAGCACGCAAGCGATGCAATCGCTTTACGACTTCCGACAAAACAACCTTCTCTGCGACGCGGTCTTAAGGCTCGAAGATGGAGGCGTGTTTCCGATTCACCGCGCCATTTTGTCAGCTTGCAGTCCGTATTTTAG AACCTTATTCACAACCACGTTGCACTCGCGAGAGAAAACGGACGTGCTTCTGCCTGGTGTCAGTAGCAATATGATGAATCTGCTTCTCGAATACGCGTACTTGCGTTCCATCAACGTAAATAACGAAAACGTGTGTCAGCTGCTGGTCACCGCCGATTACCTAAATATTCTCGGCGTTCTCGATTTCTGTTGCGAGTATCTCAAACAAAATCTAGCGCCGGAGAATTGCATCAGCATCATGAGGTTCGCAAGGGAACATTTCTGCAAAGGATTGGAAAACAGCgcgtatcgttacgttatgaGACATTTTGTACAG GTAGCTCAACGAAGCGAGGAAATTCTCGACTTACCGATCGAAGAGCTAACCGCTCTGATCGGAGCCGATGAACTGAATGTCAAGAGCGAGGATACGGTTTGGGAACTGGTATTAAAATGGATCGACTACGATCCTCAATCTCGAAAAGAATTTATCGTCGATCTGATGAAGAACATTCGCCTTGGTCTTCTGGATACGCAattttttctcgaaaatgtTAAAGACCATCCGTACGTTACTGGAAACGAAGCCTGTCGACCTATCATTATCGAAACCTTGAAATTCTTGTACGATTTGGAGATTATCACACAAAAGGATGGAGAGGTACCAACGCCGAAAATAGCGCGACCGAGAGTTCCCCATGAAATACTGTTCGCTATAGGTGGATGGAGTGGCAGAAGTCCTACAAATTTCATAGAAACCTACGATACCAGAGCGGATCGATGGGTGAAG GTGGAAGAAGTGGATCCGATCGGACCTCGTGCGTATCATGGAACTGCGGTGGTcggttttaatatttacgtgATCGGTGGTTTCGACGGTGCCGACTATTTCAACAGTTGTCGTTGCTTCAACGCTGTCACTAAAATATGGAGAGAAGTTGCTCCGATGAACGCTAGAAG GTGTTACGTTAGCGTTGCCGTACTCAACGATCTAATTTACGCGATGGGAGGATACGACGGATATTATCGACAAAGCACCGCCGAACGTTACAACTATAAGACGAACCAATGGTCCTTGATAGCACCCATGAATTGTCAAAGATCGGATGCCAGCGCGACTACTTTGAACG ACAAAATTTACATCACGGGCGGTTTCAATGGCCACGAATGTTTGAATTCAGCCGAGGTGTACGATCCGGAAACCAATCAGTGGACTATGATAGCTCCGATGAGATCGCGTAGGAGTGGAGTGTCCTGTATAGCTTATCACAACAACGTATACGTTATTG GGGGTTTCAATGGAATATCAAGAATGTGCAGCGGAGAGAAATACAACCCTGCGACGGATATTTGGAGCCCGATCCCTGATATGTACAATTCGCGTAGTAATTTCGCGATCGAAGTGATCGACGACATGATCTTTGCCATTGGTGGATTCAACGGTGTCACCACGATATATCACGTCGAGTGTTACGACGAAAAAACGAACGAGTG GTACGAAGCAACAGACatgaacgtatatcgttcggcGTTATCAGCCTGCGTAATCATGGGTTTACCGAACGTAAACGACTACATTCATAAACACCGTGAACGTCTGATGGAAGAGAAACGGCAGAAACTGTTAGCATTGGAAGTTCACCGCAGTCAACATCAACCTCAGCAAGATCAAATGCAGCAAAACAGCGAAAATTCTTTCAACAACGAAATACCCACACCACCACCGATGCCCCAAAATACTAGTTCCAGCAACGAGAATCGACAAAATTAA